From Triticum aestivum cultivar Chinese Spring chromosome 7B, IWGSC CS RefSeq v2.1, whole genome shotgun sequence:
AAGAGTTGCAGACTTTGAGCTGTTGGACCTGGCTTCAAAGCTGTACCTTTTGAGATTTCAGTTCGGTGTATGTGGCAGTTATTCATGAACCTTGTGTTGCACCAACCATGCAACTGAACTGACAGTACCTTGCGTTCATAATCTTAGCTAAGCTGTCCTGATAAAGTCTCTCTTAATATGTCTACTGCAATTAGCTTCCACACGGAACAGTCACGGACTATATAATCGGGAACCATCACACAAGGGTTACCCTTTCAGATACTTTATGTTGCTTGTCAAAATGACATATAATCCATATAGGAAAAGAAGCCCCTTGCGTAGTGCAAAAAAAGTGTTGCATATTGAATAATGCTTCATCGTCAAAATGAACTGACATGGCTACAAAATTTCTAGTGGAATTGTACTTTACTTGAATTTAATTCATGGATATTGATTGTCTGCATATAGTACTGTTTTTAGTTCCTTTTGCTACGTCACATTTTCCACCATTCTGCCTATAGGCATCACGAGGCACACACCTATGAGAAAACCATGCCAATATCCAGTCACACTGGAAACTGGTGTCGCTGTGAAAACCAAAGGGAgtgatttttttttttttgttGACAATAGAACTTTGCATAATCTGTTTGTATGTGTAATCATCAATCAGTTTACGATGAGAGGCATATGCTTGAACATGGAAGTTTGCCTTCAGATAATAATGAGAATTGTGTCAGAAAAAAAAATAGAGCAAGATTAAGCCTGGATAGGCTTAGTTATATATTGTACTGAAAAAAAAAACTAGAGCAAGAATAAGTACCTGCCAAGGCAAGACGCAATATAAATATGACCAGGATAAGTTGGAGATTGGCCAGTTCTGAGTTTTGCTAATATCGATTCTTCCTATAGGGGCATCTCCTGGTGAAGGCACCGGGGCAACTATGTCCGATGACGAAGACAATCCGGTCGACAGTGAGAGCAACATGTTTGACGGGAACGATGTGTCAGATGGCATGGGCTTCGGAATGCTAACCGAGGGTGAGAGATCCTTGGTCGAGCGCGTGAGGCAAGAGCTGAAGCATGAGCTTAAACAGGTAAAACTCGCTGCCTTCCATTCTGTCAGCTGCCACTATGTTGGTGTCCAAACTGAACTGTAAACAAAATTATTTTCCTGACTTTGCAGGGGTATAGAGAAAAGCTTGTGGACATCAGGGAGGAGATACTGCGGAAGCGAAGAGCCGGAAAGCTCCCAGGGGACACGGCGTCTACCCTGAAAGCTTGGTGGCAAGCCCACGCCAAATGGCCGTACCCAACTGTATGTGACAGACATCCCGCATATACCGTCATCGCCAGCAACTTTGTCACCATTTTACATGCAATTCTTGTTGTGCTACTGATGAGCATCGCTGGTGGGTATTGCTAGGAGGAGGACAAGGCGCGGCTGGTGCAGGAGACGGGGCTGCAGCTGAAGCAGATCAACAACTGGTTCATCAACCAGCGCAAGCGGAACTGGCACAGCAACCCTACCTCGTCCTCGTCAGACAAGAGCAAGAGAAAAAGGTACGGCGATCGGCCCAAAAACAATCCTTTCATCACATGCTTGAAATCGCTCAGGTTTTCATTCCCTCTCTttcattctcaaaaaaaaaaaaggaacAATGCAGGTGAGGGCAACGCCGAGCAGTCCTGGTAGGGCGGGTGCGGTCGGTCGGAGAGCGAAGAACGAAGAACGAATGCCCCCATATATGTACATAGCGCTTCCATCTTGGAGAAGGCTTTGATACTGCTATTTATTGCTCGGGAGACGACGTCGGCCGCTATTCGCGCGCGGCGTCTCCCCGAGGACCCAACCATCTGTgttccccaaaaagaaaaaaaaaacatggTAGTAGTAATGTAATGCTGTAATGGAATTACCCGAGATGTGTACTAGCTGTTTTGTGGCGCGCCGCGGCGTCGCTGTGAGCGAGTGTGTACGGGCTGTTCCGTGGTGTGTGTGTCTGTGGATGATTGTGTGTTGCGTTGCCGTGGGACTGGTGCAAGTGTCGTGTGATGTGGTATGTGTTGTGTGTGGGTGGGTGCTGTATATTTGCGTACCTCTATGTGTACTGACCGTGATGCGTTGTTTGTCCGTTTTATCTCTCTATATATTGTCCGTTGTTTGTCCGTTCGGCATCCCAGCTGGTGCGTCCCAGCCGAGAGATTTGGCACGCGGAGAGGAGGAAGATCCGCGATGGACATGGGGATGCACGAACCGGACAAGGCTTGGTTTGCGGCGCTACCGGTACGACGATATCTCCGGCCGGATCCTCTCGCGCAGATCGAAAATACTAGACAGACGACACTCCATGCACGATGCATGCACGATTTACAATCAGATGGATGTGAAGCACTTTATTCCCTGATTCAATGGCTGGATGTGGAGCGTCGTTCATGCATCGTCCAAAAACGTCGTGTGTATAGCAGCTCTCCGCGCAGATCCCGGGAAGTTAACAAACGGAACCATCACATGCGCATCGTCCTCGTCGTCCCCCCGTCGTGGCACCCCCGCATGTGCCCCGGGCATGGGCGCCCCGGACTTCACTCGGCCGTGCAAAGTCAGCAGCATCCGAGATGGCATCGGCATGGGTGAGCCACGAGACCCAGGCCACAGAATCAGCAGAAAACCAAGGATGGACACGAGTAACAAGGGCCATAATAAGAttctgaaaatgcaggaataggaaaaGTACTTGATTCCTATATAGGATTAGTAAAGAGTGTTTGATGCCACATGAAAGACAAAGAAACTCTAATAGAAGGTTAGAGTGGATGTTTACATTTCCTACGAAATGTAGTAAGTACTCTATAATATTTCATATGAAAAACCCCTATGGAATTCAATCCTATTACGAACCCAAGGGACGACATAAGAAAAATTCCCAAGGACTTCCAAGGAGCCCTAAGAAAAATACCCTATAGGAtttctttgaatcaaaggagccccaAGTAGAGCAGCCGCAGCTCTTTCAGGCAGAAAACAGAGGGAACAACATGTTTTTTCCTCACAGGATAATAAAACAAAACAACTGGACCCTTTTTACAGAGACACCGAACCATTTCGGCATACATCACAAACACACGAAAAACACAAGCATATACAAGCAACATAGGACCTCAACTGACAGTTCCCAAAACTTGTATTACCACCACCCACATTACACAACCAGTTCATCACCACATTCTTCAGACTGACCCGACCAACAGAC
This genomic window contains:
- the LOC123155693 gene encoding homeobox protein knotted-1-like 11 isoform X1; the encoded protein is MAYQYHHQDHALGMDPAAAAGNPGGGFAPGLGAGGWEREKAAIEAHPLYERLLEAHVACLRVATPVDQLPRIDAQVAARAPPPVPPAAAPAGGEELDLFMTHYVLLLCSFKEQLQQHVRVHAMEAVMACWELEQTLQSLTGASPGEGTGATMSDDEDNPVDSESNMFDGNDVSDGMGFGMLTEGERSLVERVRQELKHELKQGYREKLVDIREEILRKRRAGKLPGDTASTLKAWWQAHAKWPYPTEEDKARLVQETGLQLKQINNWFINQRKRNWHSNPTSSSSDKSKRKRNNAGEGNAEQSW
- the LOC123155693 gene encoding homeobox protein knotted-1-like 11 isoform X2 yields the protein MAYQYHHQDHALGMDPAAAAGNPGGGFAPGLGAGGWEREKAAIEAHPLYERLLEAHVACLRVATPVDQLPRIDAQVAARAPPPVPPAAAPAGGEELDLFMTHYVLLLCSFKEQLQQHVRVHAMEAVMACWELEQTLQSLTGASPGEGTGATMSDDEDNPVDSESNMFDGNDVSDGMGFGMLTEGERSLVERVRQELKHELKQGYREKLVDIREEILRKRRAGKLPGDTASTLKAWWQAHAKWPYPTEEDKARLVQETGLQLKQINNWFINQRKRNWHSNPTSSSSDKSKRKR